A segment of the Leptolyngbya sp. NIES-3755 genome:
CCTGACTTGATGCGCGTCTATGAAGCAGACTTGATGAACATTGATCAAGTTCACGGCATCATGGAATTGATGGTGAGTCTGTGTGAAGGTGCAGCCGATGGAGATGTTCCGAATCCGCCAAATCGTATGGTGATTCTTGATCCACCACCCGATCGCATTAAGCCTCAAGAAGTGAGCCGCTGGCTGACTGAAGATTTTAATCGTCGTTCTCCCTTTGCTGCGCTGTACTATCCTTGGATTACTGTGCCCAATCCTCGGAATGGAGGAAAGCCGATCGCAGTTCCACCATCAGGACACATGGCAGGAATTTGGAGCCGCACAGACGAGACTCGCGGAGTGTACAAAGCTCCTGCAAACGAGACTCCACGCGGTGTGATTGGTCTTGCTTACGACTGTAACTTCCGTGAACAAGAACTGCTCAATCCATTAGGAATTAACTGTCTGCGTCCTTTCCCGAATCGCGGTATCCGTGTCTGGGGTGCAAGAACCTTGGCAGAACCGAGCGATACACAATGGCGCTACATCAATGTTCGTCGTTTGGTGAGCTACATCGAGAAATCGATCGAGCTTGGCACACAATGGACGGTGTTTGAACCCAACGATCGCGATCTGTGGGAACGGGTGAAGCGGACTGTGAACAATTTCCTCACTCGGTTGTGGCGTGAAGGTGCATTGTATGGTGCATCGCCTTCGGAAGCATTCTTTGTCAAGTGCGATGAAGAACTGAACACGCCAGATACGATGATGCTCGGTCGTCTCTATGTTGAGATTGGAGTTTGCCCAGTGCGTCCGGCTGAATTTGTGATCTTCCGCGTCAGCCAGTGGTCGTCACAGGATGATGAAGGCTAATTGAATTCAAGGGGTGAACGGTGTTTGCCCCTCACTTCTTAACATTAGGAGACTCGACCAATGCCAATGCCAGGTTTTACGACGAATACCAGTCGTTATTACATTGAATTTGATGGGATGACGGGCTTAGAAATTAAGAGTATGACTGAACTCTCTTATGAAGCCAAAGTCACCGGGAACCAGAAAGCGATCGCTGCAACTTACAACGGTGCAGGCGGAATTGTAACTCAACGCCAAACCACATCGGGCGGCTATGAAAGCAATCCAACGATGAAGATCGAAGTGTTCCTCAGTGGACATCCGAAGAGTGCAAGCTATCGGCTTTATCAATGGTTCCAAGCTTGTATGCCGACCAGTGATGGCGGAGATGGCGAATGGGCAAGCAATCGGAAAGCGGCTTCGGTTGTCGTCTATGATGCGGATGGTAAAACTGAAGTATTGCGATGGAACCTCGATCGAGCTTGGATCAAAAAATACTCGATCGGTGGTGCAGATGTGACTGCGGGCGATTTAGCAGTCGAAACCTATGAATTTGTGGCAGAACACATTGATAAAGTGACTCAAGTTCAAGCATCGAATGATGGACGGATTGCAAGCTCACAGCCTGTCACGAGCCAAAACGCTTTCTAATTAATTATCGCAAGGAAAACAAGCATGGTCGCATCCTTTGATCTGAACTTTCAGAGTCGCCGTAATGTGATTGAGTATCTGACACTCAGTCGGTTCTACTTTGAAATTGATGGTAAAACTCAGTTATTGATTGCAAAAGCGAGCGGGATCGCAATCTCGATCGAGACAACGGATCAATCTAAGCCGATCGGTTCTACGAAAGGCGCGGGCGGGGGTGCAAGAACACAAACGCAAGCAACCCCGACGGGTGTTTCAACTTCTAATTTGTCGTTGGAATTTGTTTCAACTGCGGATAACAATACGTTGCTCGATTGGTATCTCAGATGTCATCCGAAGCCACGTGATGGGGGTCCGAGACGGCAAATGGAACAACGATTGGCTTGCTCTTTAGTGTTCTATAACCAAGATGGAACAGAGGGCGCTCGTTGGAACGTAGTTGATGCGGTTCCTGCGAAGTACAAAACCACGAAGGTGAGTGCGGATAGCAATGAGTTGTTCCGAGAAACGATCGATATTGCTCATGCTGGACTCGTTCGCGTCAATGTGGCGCGTGGTGCGAGTTAAATCACTGTCATCCTGTTGAATTTGCTGGTGCTTGGCGGGGTTTAGTTCGCCAAGCTTCTTTTACATTCAGAGCTTATGAGACCCAAAAATCAATCTAATCTGTTCCCCGAAGTTCTAACGACTTCCCGCTTTTATGTCGAATTAGTGTTAGATGGTAGTACCTCAGTCGATGCCTATTTTATGGAATGCAAAGGGCTGAAGTACACACAGGACGTGATCGAAGCTTGTGAAGTCACTCCACAGCGATGGGGTCGATCGACGGCTCCCGGTCGGATTGTGCGGACAAAGATTCCAGGTGGATACAAAGTTGGAAATCTTACTCTGAAACGAGGAATGACGAACTCTCTATCGTTTTGGAAGTGGATTGAAGCGGTGCAGAATGGGAATTGGCGGACTCAATGTCGAGATGGATCTTTAGTAATCTATCGGCAAGATGGAACACAGGGGGCGAGATTTCAATTTCTCCGAGCGTTTCCGGTCAGCTATAATTTTGCAGGCAGTAACGTAACTGCGAATGAATTAGCGATCGAAGAATTAGAATTAGCGATCGAAGAATTTAAGCGAGTGAGTTAATTATGATGCAAACAGAATTCGAGTTTGTGCTTCCAAAAGGCTATCTAGACAGCGATGGGAATGTTCATCGTAAGGGAATCATGCGTCTGTCTACCGCAATGGATGAGATTGTTCCAATGCGCGATCCGAGAGTTAAAGCGAATCCAGCTTATGCAACGGTGATCATTCTGTCGCGGGTGATTACTGTTCTAGGAGCATTGGAAGAAATGACTCCAGCGATCGTGGAAGGTTTTTTTGCTTGTGATTTGAACTATCTGCAAAACTTCTATCGTCAGATTAATGACCTAGAAGAAGTGCCTGAACTACAAGCGGTCTAAATTCATGTTGAGATCAGAAAAAGAGCGACTATCATAGTTCCAATTTCTGATTTTCCTAGATGATGAGCTTACCAATCACTGAGTTTAAGTTTACGCTGCCCAAAGGATTTGTAGATGAACAAGGACAAGTCCATCGGGAGGGCATCATGCGGCTTGCAACTGCCAGGGACGAACTGAGTGTTACGCGAGACCTGCGAACTCAAGACGATCCTGCCTATAGCGTTTTAGTGCTGCTGTCTCAAGTCATTACTCGTTTAGGCACATTTGCTTTTATTTCACCTGAGCAATTAGAAAACCTGTTTAGTCTGGACTTAGCGTATTTGCGCGAGTTCTATAACCGTATCAATCAACAAGGCGATGCTCACATTCCAGTTGATTGTCCGCATTGTCAAGAGCAGTTTCAAGTGGAGTTAGCACTATCGGGGGAGTTCTGAGCTACCCTTCGGAACAGTTGCACGAAGAGGTAGCATTGATCGCGCTGCATTTCCATTGGTCGCTGGAGCAGATTTTGAGCTTGGAACATCACGATCGACAGCGCTGGGTAACAGAAATTGGCAACTTACGACAGAAGCTTGGTTGATTCGACTTTTGGCTACTATTCGAGAATCGATTCGTTGGTCTAGACTGACGAGCAATTCTCTATTCTTGGTTCTATGTCTGCGGTTCCCCCGATTCCACCTCAGAAAGTTGAGCTTCGTCGATCGATTACTCCGATCGCTTATCCAGTTGCGCCTGCGGGCTTTTGTGCGCCTGCAAGAACATTAAGTCATCGCTCTCAGAAAGAACATAATCTGATGGCGGCAATGGTTGGAACGGTGTTAAAAGATCCATTGTTAATGAGGCAATTGAGCGATCGAGTTTATGAATTAATGCAAGAAGAACTGATGCGCGATCGCGATCGATACAGTCGTTATTAATCAAACCTATGTTCTCTCGACCCAGACCTCAAATTCGTCTTCCTCAACGCAGGCAACCCGCTAAATCTCGCCCTACGACTAGCGATCGACTCTCTCATGCGTTTAACTATGTGACAGCGAACCGTTTCTATGTCGAAATGGAAGGGACACTCACCGCGTGTTTCTCTAGTTGTCAGGGATTGAGCGCTAAGAACAATACAACTTTGCTAAAAGAGGGTGGTTCTAATACACGCCAGCAGGTTTTACTCGGACCTGTGAGCTATACAGAAGTCACGTTGAGTCGTGGTATTACAGATAGTTTGATGTTCTATCAGTGGTTAGAGACATCGTTTAGTGGAGGAAAGAAGTTTCAGCGGCGAGATGCGACGATTCTATTGTTTAATCAGGCTGGAGAAACGATGCAAGCTTGGACATTAGTTTCAGCCGTTCCTGTGGGATGGAAAGCACCTTCGTTCCAAGCAAGTTCAACGAATTTAGCGATCGAAGAATTGAGTCTTGCCTTTGAAGAACTCAAAGTGGTCAAAAGAAAGTAACACTATCGGTAGGCTCGAACGATGGCGGAATTTCCTGATAGTTCTGATGCTCGTGATTTGTCTGAAGAACAATTAGAACAGGAACCCTTGGGGATTAAACGTCCTTTGGGGATTCCGTTGCTTCAACCTAAGTTTATTACACCACTGGGCGCGAAACCGTTAGGAATGCTGAAAAGTAATCCGTTTGATGGCATTGCACACTATCAATCGATCAATCAGCAATTTCAGAATTTTCCGATTCAACAAAGCGAGAGCATTGATTCAGCAGAGCTAGTTGATGAAAATTTCTCGATCGTTGAACCCGAAGTTGCTCAGACGAATATTTTAGCGAATGAAGTTGTACAATCACAGTCTGAAGAGCAAATACTGGAGGCTTCTGAGATTGAATCGTCGATCGTACAATCAGAACCTCAAGCTTCATTACAATCCAATGAAGTATTTAGCATTCAACAAAAAGCGGATAGTTCTGAATCAAGCAATGAGCAAATAGAAGACACTGCACTATCTGATAATTTTGCAATTCAGAACAAGCCACAAGAAGATTTTGGAGAATCACAAATTGAGCCGATTCAGCAATTTGTGGGGACTGAAAATAATACGATCGAGCCTCCTGATTTAGTACAGACAAATCAGCTACAAGTGATCGAACCGATCCAGCAACTTGTAGAACTTGATAGTGATGCGATCGAGCCTCATCTACCCCAGATAGATCGGTTTGAAAATACATCACAAGCTTCATCACCGCCAGTTCAGCAAGCAGTAGAAAGTCCAAATCTTTTAGAATTTGAGAACTCAACCGAGCCAACACAAGTCGATAGTATTCAACAAAAGGTTGATAGTTCTCAATCAGAAGCTTTGAGAAATAAAATTGTACAGTCAGCCGCAGCGGAGACGATTACAGAATCATTTAGCGTAGATACTTTTACATCTCATGACAACATACAAGCTTCGAACCAAACGATCGGGCAATTTTCGGAGTTTGCAAGCTCAAATCTTTCACAATCTGAACCCGCAGCATTATCACTAGAATCAAATACGATTCAACAGAAAACCGATCCGATTCAGCAATCTTTAGAAGCTACAGACTTCGAGGAACCCATCGCACCATTACCAGAAAATATTATTCAAAAGAAAGCTAATTCTGATCATTCTCAAGTTTGGAGTGGTGACACTGAACTATCGTCAACCGAACACATAGAACTTTCCCAACCTTCGATCGAGCAATTCTCTCAGCCAGATATCTCGATCGACGTTCCAGCAATTCAACCAGCAGTAACATTACCAATTGAGCCTGGACTATCAACGAGTGTAGCTGAGACTAATCCCCCTAATGTTGCATCTGATGAGAGCATTAAGGCGAATGAAGCTCCGACTTTAAGCAAAATTGAGACATTGCCTGTTCAGCGATCGACAACCGCCAAACCTACACTTGGTCAATCGCTCAGACAATCTTTTCAAAGTCTCACTCAACGATTTCAGCAGAGTTTTTTCAACAAGCCAGATCAGAACCGTGAAGCGATCGCTCCTACTCCTGATTCAACAACCTCTGATAGTGAGCCGATTCAGCAATTCGCTCAGCCAGATACTGATGGAAATTTAGATGAAATCGAATCACAAGCTGATCAAATCATCGAGCAATCACTAGAACTCTCATCACTTGATTCTCACACAAGCTCAGAGTTTGTTGATGTTCAATCCTTAGAAAGCGGTTTCACCCCGGAGTCACCCGTTCAAGCATTCGGCATAGAAGAACAACTGCTAGAACAGTCACCAATTAATTCGCAGATAGACATAGAATCTGTTAATCCTCAAGCTTCAGAGGGTGAATCTATTTCTGAGTTGCCTGTTCAAGCATTCAGCACAGAACAATTATTAGAACAGTCATCGATTGATTCGCAGGTGGATGAGCTTATTGATGCTCAGTCTTCAGAAAGCATTGCTATCTCTGAAACACCGATTCAAGCATCCAGCAAAATACCAAATATTGAAACGATAATCAGCGAGAATGATGCTCTAGATACGAACGAGGCACTTCAAGAAGCGATTTATTCTGAAACTGCTACAGAGAGTCCTGTCCAACGGTCTGTTGAACCTACAATTTCGGAAAGTTTGATTTCTGAATCGATTGGAGTGCAGACTCAGGAGAATGGAAGTACAAACGGTGCTTTGAATGAAAGCTCTGTTGCAGATCGCGAGATTACTCCGAACAGTGCAGTGATTCAGCAGTTTGAAAAGGCGAATCATGATGCTACAGGTAATTTTCAAGATAGCAAAGCTCCACAATCAATCTCTACGATCGCATCTCAAACATCCATTCAGCCTCAATCGTCTTTCACTGAAACTCCAATCCAGCAATCATCGGCGCATCGAACAGACGCACAGGTTGAGCAGTTTGATAGTACAGATTTGAGGTCAGAAGTTTCAACTATCCAAACTAATACGATCGAGCCTCTAATTCAGCGATCGACAATTTCAGAGCAAGTTCTTGGATCTGCTTCAGAAGAAATTGATAATAATTCAATGACCGTTGAAGGCAATCCTGAAACAGCCATCCAAGACAGTGTTCCTGATTTAACGATTGAATCCCCGATCGCGCAATTCAAGGTTGAAGCAGATTCGGGAGGGAATGATTATACGATCGTCGATCGCGACATTTCAGAAATTGCAAATGAGTCCAAATTGCTTGATGATGAAAATTCGCAAGCACTCCCAGAAGCAACGATTCAGCGATCAATTCCGAATTCTCCTGTGCAGTTAGATATCAACGAAGCGATCGAGCCTTCGCCTGAAAGTTTGTCTGGTCTGTCCAGCTTCCAAACTCCAATCCAAGCATCATCTGAAGGCGACATTAAGCAGACAGAGCATTTACAAAGTGATACTGATTCTGTTCTAGATGTAGTGTCTAATCAGTCAGTTTTTCCAATTCAGCAAACTAAAAACCCTTTATCAATTGAGCAACGACCAACTGAAGTTATCTCTAATTCACCTCAATCATCAGCAATTCTAGAACAAGCTTCAGAAGAAGTTGATTCTATTGGCGAATCGCTTTCAACGATCAAAACATCGGATCTAGTACCGCTTCAAACAAAGCAAATTAATAGCTCTGAGTCCGTTCAAGGAGATCAAGGTATTTCACTTGAAACGGAAGCAACTCAACGATTAAATGATTCTGGTCTACCTTTATTCTCCCAAAGTGAAATCAAGGAAGCCCTCACTCCCACTGAAATTCCTGTTCAGAGTTCATTTTCTGATATATCCAGCAATCCTTTACAAGCTAAGACAATTGAAACCGATTCAGTAGAAAATCTAGAGTCGATCGATACTTCCAAGTCTCAGGCAACAATTCAGCGATCGACTGATACTTTGCAATTTGCTGAGACTATACCCACAAACAAAGAAATAACTTCGATCGATGTCCAACCCATCCAACAGTCATCAGATCCAGAACCAACTGTTGCCCAACTTTTCGCAAAAGGTAATTTACCTCAACTCCCTTTAAGTCTTCAGCCTCGCATTCAAAAGCCATTGGGCATTGTTCAACCCTTGATTGCTGAGACGAATCAACCAGGAATTGAACCCACTGTTGCCCAGCCTAAATTAATGGAATCAACTGATGATTTCACCTGGCTCGATTCGGATCTCGATCAAATTGACAATACTCCCGACTCTTGGGACAGTATCGAAGAACTTTTAGGAGAATCAGAGCCACCGCAGACGGATTGGGATTTTGATCAAACTATCCCTTCATCAAGTTCACCGACGATTCAGAGAACGATCGATCCGCAATTTGAGAACAATGAGCCAGTTAGTGTCAGAGTTCCAGAAGTCCAGCCGATGCAATTTGCGATCGACTACGCCGAATTTAGCGATCGCGACTATAGTGATACAAGCTCCAGTGATGCTCCCATTCAAGCTAAAAACTATGAATTCATTTCTAAAAACTCAGTCAACCCAGAAACAC
Coding sequences within it:
- a CDS encoding hypothetical protein (similar to AA sequence:cyanobase_aa:NIES39_R00890), which translates into the protein MPMPGFTTNTSRYYIEFDGMTGLEIKSMTELSYEAKVTGNQKAIAATYNGAGGIVTQRQTTSGGYESNPTMKIEVFLSGHPKSASYRLYQWFQACMPTSDGGDGEWASNRKAASVVVYDADGKTEVLRWNLDRAWIKKYSIGGADVTAGDLAVETYEFVAEHIDKVTQVQASNDGRIASSQPVTSQNAF
- a CDS encoding hypothetical protein (similar to AA sequence:cyanobase_aa:NIES39_R00870), encoding MVASFDLNFQSRRNVIEYLTLSRFYFEIDGKTQLLIAKASGIAISIETTDQSKPIGSTKGAGGGARTQTQATPTGVSTSNLSLEFVSTADNNTLLDWYLRCHPKPRDGGPRRQMEQRLACSLVFYNQDGTEGARWNVVDAVPAKYKTTKVSADSNELFRETIDIAHAGLVRVNVARGAS
- a CDS encoding hypothetical protein (conserved hypothetical phage tail protein;~similar to AA sequence:cyanobase_aa:PCC7424_0802), whose amino-acid sequence is MRPKNQSNLFPEVLTTSRFYVELVLDGSTSVDAYFMECKGLKYTQDVIEACEVTPQRWGRSTAPGRIVRTKIPGGYKVGNLTLKRGMTNSLSFWKWIEAVQNGNWRTQCRDGSLVIYRQDGTQGARFQFLRAFPVSYNFAGSNVTANELAIEELELAIEEFKRVS
- a CDS encoding hypothetical protein (similar to AA sequence:cyanobase_aa:glr4104), which produces MMQTEFEFVLPKGYLDSDGNVHRKGIMRLSTAMDEIVPMRDPRVKANPAYATVIILSRVITVLGALEEMTPAIVEGFFACDLNYLQNFYRQINDLEEVPELQAV
- a CDS encoding hypothetical protein (similar to AA sequence:cyanobase_aa:glr4105); its protein translation is MSLPITEFKFTLPKGFVDEQGQVHREGIMRLATARDELSVTRDLRTQDDPAYSVLVLLSQVITRLGTFAFISPEQLENLFSLDLAYLREFYNRINQQGDAHIPVDCPHCQEQFQVELALSGEF
- a CDS encoding phage tail protein (similar to AA sequence:cyanobase_aa:Npun_R1101); translated protein: MFSRPRPQIRLPQRRQPAKSRPTTSDRLSHAFNYVTANRFYVEMEGTLTACFSSCQGLSAKNNTTLLKEGGSNTRQQVLLGPVSYTEVTLSRGITDSLMFYQWLETSFSGGKKFQRRDATILLFNQAGETMQAWTLVSAVPVGWKAPSFQASSTNLAIEELSLAFEELKVVKRK
- a CDS encoding hypothetical protein (similar to AA sequence:cyanobase_aa:PCC7424_1628) — encoded protein: MAEFPDSSDARDLSEEQLEQEPLGIKRPLGIPLLQPKFITPLGAKPLGMLKSNPFDGIAHYQSINQQFQNFPIQQSESIDSAELVDENFSIVEPEVAQTNILANEVVQSQSEEQILEASEIESSIVQSEPQASLQSNEVFSIQQKADSSESSNEQIEDTALSDNFAIQNKPQEDFGESQIEPIQQFVGTENNTIEPPDLVQTNQLQVIEPIQQLVELDSDAIEPHLPQIDRFENTSQASSPPVQQAVESPNLLEFENSTEPTQVDSIQQKVDSSQSEALRNKIVQSAAAETITESFSVDTFTSHDNIQASNQTIGQFSEFASSNLSQSEPAALSLESNTIQQKTDPIQQSLEATDFEEPIAPLPENIIQKKANSDHSQVWSGDTELSSTEHIELSQPSIEQFSQPDISIDVPAIQPAVTLPIEPGLSTSVAETNPPNVASDESIKANEAPTLSKIETLPVQRSTTAKPTLGQSLRQSFQSLTQRFQQSFFNKPDQNREAIAPTPDSTTSDSEPIQQFAQPDTDGNLDEIESQADQIIEQSLELSSLDSHTSSEFVDVQSLESGFTPESPVQAFGIEEQLLEQSPINSQIDIESVNPQASEGESISELPVQAFSTEQLLEQSSIDSQVDELIDAQSSESIAISETPIQASSKIPNIETIISENDALDTNEALQEAIYSETATESPVQRSVEPTISESLISESIGVQTQENGSTNGALNESSVADREITPNSAVIQQFEKANHDATGNFQDSKAPQSISTIASQTSIQPQSSFTETPIQQSSAHRTDAQVEQFDSTDLRSEVSTIQTNTIEPLIQRSTISEQVLGSASEEIDNNSMTVEGNPETAIQDSVPDLTIESPIAQFKVEADSGGNDYTIVDRDISEIANESKLLDDENSQALPEATIQRSIPNSPVQLDINEAIEPSPESLSGLSSFQTPIQASSEGDIKQTEHLQSDTDSVLDVVSNQSVFPIQQTKNPLSIEQRPTEVISNSPQSSAILEQASEEVDSIGESLSTIKTSDLVPLQTKQINSSESVQGDQGISLETEATQRLNDSGLPLFSQSEIKEALTPTEIPVQSSFSDISSNPLQAKTIETDSVENLESIDTSKSQATIQRSTDTLQFAETIPTNKEITSIDVQPIQQSSDPEPTVAQLFAKGNLPQLPLSLQPRIQKPLGIVQPLIAETNQPGIEPTVAQPKLMESTDDFTWLDSDLDQIDNTPDSWDSIEELLGESEPPQTDWDFDQTIPSSSSPTIQRTIDPQFENNEPVSVRVPEVQPMQFAIDYAEFSDRDYSDTSSSDAPIQAKNYEFISKNSVNPETLGKVPGEINYADNVLSAVVDEALDKTLPKEETINDANNLEVLAREIYGLLRQRLEIERERHGTHYSGRLPW